From Pseudomonas fluorescens:
GCTGTTGCTGGGCTTCTCGATCAACGTGTTGACCATGTTCGGCATGGTGCTGGCCATCGGCATCCTGGTGGACGATGCGATCGTCGTGGTGGAGAACGTCGAGCGGATCATGGCCACCGAGGGCCTGTCGCCCAAGGACGCGACCAAGAAAGCCATGGGCCAGATCACCGGCGCCATCATCGGCATCACCCTGGTGCTGGTCGCGGTATTCCTGCCGATGGCATTCATGCCGGGGTCGGTGGGGGTGATTTACCAGCAGTTCTCGCTGTCGATGGCCACCTCGATCCTGTTCTCGGCGTTCCTCGCCCTGACCTTGACCCCAGCCTTGTGCGCGACGCTGCTCAAGCCGATCGCCAAGGGTGATCACCACGCCAAGGGCGGCTTCTTCGGCTGGTTCAACCAGCGTTTTGAAAGCCTCACCAATCGCTACGAAGGCTGGGTGGCCTATGCCCTCAAGCGCAGCGGCCGTTACCTGTTGATTTACCTGGTGCTGCTGGTGGGCCTGGGGTGGATGTTCAGCCGCCTGCCCTCCTCGTTCCTGCCCGTGGAAGACCAGGGCTACACCATCACCGATATCCAGTTGCCCCCAGGTGCGAGCAAGAACCGCACGGTGCAGGTGGCCGAGCAGATCGAAGCGCACAACGCCGGGGAGCCCGGCGTGGGTGATACCACCATGATCATGGGTTTCAGTTTCTCCGGCTCGGGGCAGAACGCGGCGCTGGCGTTTACGACGCTCAAGGATTGGTCGCAACGCAGCAGCGACGATTCCGCCGCGTCGATTGCCGACCGCGCCAACATGGCCTTCAGCGAGCTCAAGGACGCGATTGCCTATGCGATCCTGCCGCCCCCCGTGGACGGCCTGGGCACCTCCAGTGGTTTCGAGTTCCGCTTGCAGGACCGCGGCGGTGTTGGCCATGCGGCGTTGATGGCGGCACGTACCGAATTGCTCAACGCCGCCGGCAAAAGCCCGATCCTGGCCAACGTGCGCGAAACCGCCCTGGCCGAAGCCCCGCAGGTACAGCTGGAGGTGGACCGCAAGCAGGCCAACGCATTGGGCGTGGCCTTTGCCGATGTGGGCAGCGTGTTGTCGTCGGCCATCGGCTCGGCCTACGTCAACGACTTCCCCAACCAGGGCCGCATGCAACGCGTGGTGGTGCAGGCCGAAGGCGACCAGCGCAGCCAAGTGGCGGATTTGATGAAGATCAATGTGCGCAACAAAGCCGGCAAGATGGTGCCGCTGTCGGCCTTTGTCGAAGCCAAATGGACCCAGGGCCCGGCGCAGTTGACGCGCTACAACGGCTACCCGGCCATCGCCATCAGCGGCGAAGCGGCACCGGGGCACAGCACCGGCGAGGCGATGGAAGAAATCCAGCGCCTGGTCAGCCAGTTGCCGGCGGGGCTGGGCCAGGAGTGGACCGGGTTGTCACTGCAGGAACGCTTGTCCGGCTCCCAGGCGCCGTTGCTATTGGGTCTGTCACTGCTGATCGTGTTCCTGTGCCTGGCAGCGCTGTATGAAAGCTGGTCGATCCCCACGTCGGTATTGCTGGTGGTGCCGCTCGGCGTACTCGGCGCGGTCATGGCCGTTTCCTTGCGCGGCATGCCCAACGATGTGTTCTTCAAGGTCGGCTTGATCACCATCATCGGCCTGTCGGCGAAAAACGCGATCCTGATCATCGAGTTCGCCAAGGACCTGTACGACCAGGGCGAAGACCTGATGAGCGCCACCCTGAAGGCCGCGCGCTTGCGCCTGCGCCCGATCATCATGACGTCGCTGGCGTTCATCCTCGGCGTGGTGCCATTGGCCATTGCCACCGGCGCCAGTTCCGCCAGCCAGCAGGCGATTGGTACGGGGGTGATTGGCGGGATGATCACGGCGACACTGGCGGTGGTGTTTGTGCCGGTGTTCTTTGTGGTGGTCATGAAGCTGGTGCGCAAAAAGAGCTAAGGCTTTTTGGGGGAC
This genomic window contains:
- a CDS encoding efflux RND transporter permease subunit, encoding MPQFFIDRPVFAWVVAMFILLAGALAIPQLPVAQYPDVAPPKVEIYAVYPGASAQTLDESVVSLIEQELNGADHLLYFESQSSLGSATITATFQPGTNPEMAQVDVQNRLKAVEPRLPQAVTQQGLRVEKVSAGFLLLVTLTSNDGKLDDVALSDYLARNVMNELKRLDGVGKAQLYGAERAMRIWIDPQKLIGFNLTPADVNAAISAQNAQVSAGSIGDLPGTNTQEITAAILVKGQLSTPAEFADIVLKANPDGSTVRIGDVARVEVGSQEYQFSTRLNGKPSTAVSVQLSPGANALSTATLVRAKMDELSRYFPANVEYKIPYDTSPFVKVSITKVVYTLLEAMALVFAVMFLFLQNVRYTLIPTLVVPIALMGTFATMLLLGFSINVLTMFGMVLAIGILVDDAIVVVENVERIMATEGLSPKDATKKAMGQITGAIIGITLVLVAVFLPMAFMPGSVGVIYQQFSLSMATSILFSAFLALTLTPALCATLLKPIAKGDHHAKGGFFGWFNQRFESLTNRYEGWVAYALKRSGRYLLIYLVLLVGLGWMFSRLPSSFLPVEDQGYTITDIQLPPGASKNRTVQVAEQIEAHNAGEPGVGDTTMIMGFSFSGSGQNAALAFTTLKDWSQRSSDDSAASIADRANMAFSELKDAIAYAILPPPVDGLGTSSGFEFRLQDRGGVGHAALMAARTELLNAAGKSPILANVRETALAEAPQVQLEVDRKQANALGVAFADVGSVLSSAIGSAYVNDFPNQGRMQRVVVQAEGDQRSQVADLMKINVRNKAGKMVPLSAFVEAKWTQGPAQLTRYNGYPAIAISGEAAPGHSTGEAMEEIQRLVSQLPAGLGQEWTGLSLQERLSGSQAPLLLGLSLLIVFLCLAALYESWSIPTSVLLVVPLGVLGAVMAVSLRGMPNDVFFKVGLITIIGLSAKNAILIIEFAKDLYDQGEDLMSATLKAARLRLRPIIMTSLAFILGVVPLAIATGASSASQQAIGTGVIGGMITATLAVVFVPVFFVVVMKLVRKKS